A part of Longimicrobiales bacterium genomic DNA contains:
- the glgP gene encoding alpha-glucan family phosphorylase has translation MTPARPAVAVQSRIAYFSMEIALESAIPTYSGGLGILAGDTLRAAADLHVPMVAVTLLHRQGYFRQRVDAAGEQVEEPDVWTPEAFLVELPARVQITLEQRPVHVRAWRYEVTGHGGGVVPVYLLDTDLPENTAADRTLTHQLYGGDARYRLLQEAVLGIGGVRMLRALGHTGVGRFHLNEGHAALIALELLDEAAREAGRPTFSNEDIAAVRSRCVFTTHTPVAAGHDQFPLDLAMSVLNRSEIIDRPDLFQHRGAVNMTYLALDLSGFVNGVAKKHAEVSRLMFGEYRIQAITNGVHVPTWTSPPFAALFDQYIPGWRGDSFSLRSAFLIPADAVRDAHDEAKRRLLDHILRTTGVDLHQDRLTLGFARRATAYKRADLFVRDPERLKSIAEIHGPLQVVYSGKAHPNDLAGKEQIRRIVEAADTLRDYVTIVYLPDYDWDLAALITAGVDVWLNTPQPPHEASGTSGMKAALNGVPSLSTLDGWWIEGCIEGVTGWAIDPVRVSGSNALERDSIALYDALEHTVIPLYYEDRDRFVEMMIRCIALNGSFFNTQRMMLEYSVKAYSM, from the coding sequence TTGACACCTGCACGTCCGGCAGTCGCGGTGCAATCGCGGATCGCGTACTTCTCGATGGAGATCGCACTGGAGTCAGCGATCCCTACGTACAGCGGCGGCCTGGGAATTCTGGCCGGCGACACATTGCGCGCAGCGGCGGACCTGCATGTGCCCATGGTCGCCGTGACCCTGCTTCACCGGCAGGGCTACTTCAGGCAGCGCGTGGACGCCGCGGGCGAGCAGGTCGAGGAACCGGACGTTTGGACGCCCGAGGCGTTCCTTGTCGAACTCCCCGCCCGCGTGCAGATCACCCTGGAGCAGAGACCTGTCCACGTCCGCGCCTGGCGTTATGAAGTGACTGGTCATGGCGGAGGTGTCGTGCCTGTCTACCTTCTCGATACCGATCTGCCGGAGAACACAGCCGCTGACCGTACGCTCACGCACCAGCTGTACGGCGGCGACGCACGCTACCGGCTGCTGCAGGAGGCGGTCCTCGGCATCGGCGGTGTACGCATGCTGCGCGCGCTCGGACACACGGGCGTGGGCCGCTTTCACCTGAACGAGGGACACGCCGCCCTCATCGCGCTCGAGCTGCTCGACGAAGCAGCCCGCGAAGCAGGAAGACCAACGTTCAGCAATGAGGACATCGCCGCCGTGCGGAGCCGCTGCGTATTCACCACCCACACACCCGTAGCCGCGGGCCACGATCAGTTCCCGCTGGACCTCGCCATGTCGGTTCTCAACCGCTCGGAGATCATCGACAGGCCCGATCTGTTCCAGCACAGGGGCGCCGTCAACATGACGTACCTCGCGCTCGATCTGAGCGGTTTTGTCAATGGCGTGGCGAAGAAGCACGCCGAAGTCTCCAGACTGATGTTCGGCGAATATCGCATTCAGGCCATTACGAACGGTGTGCACGTCCCCACCTGGACGTCGCCGCCGTTCGCCGCTTTGTTCGACCAGTACATTCCCGGCTGGCGCGGCGACAGTTTCAGCCTGCGCTCGGCCTTCCTCATTCCCGCCGATGCCGTCCGTGACGCCCACGACGAAGCCAAACGCCGCCTCCTCGATCACATCCTGCGAACCACGGGAGTGGACCTGCACCAGGACCGGCTGACACTCGGTTTCGCGCGCCGGGCCACGGCCTACAAGCGCGCCGACCTGTTCGTGCGCGACCCCGAGCGCCTGAAATCGATCGCGGAGATCCACGGACCGCTCCAGGTGGTGTACTCAGGCAAGGCCCACCCGAACGATCTCGCCGGCAAGGAACAGATCAGGCGAATCGTCGAGGCGGCCGACACGCTGAGGGACTACGTCACGATCGTGTATCTGCCGGACTACGACTGGGACCTCGCGGCGTTGATCACCGCTGGCGTCGACGTATGGCTAAACACGCCGCAGCCGCCGCACGAAGCGAGCGGTACGAGCGGAATGAAGGCTGCCCTGAACGGAGTGCCGAGCCTGAGCACGCTCGACGGCTGGTGGATCGAGGGATGTATCGAGGGCGTTACCGGCTGGGCGATCGATCCGGTGCGGGTCAGCGGGAGCAACGCGCTCGAACGTGACAGCATCGCGCTCTATGACGCTCTCGAGCACACCGTCATTCCGCTGTATTACGAGGACCGGGACCGGTTCGTGGAGATGATGATCCGCTGCATCGCTCTGAACGGCTCGTTCTTCAACACTCAGCGCATGATGCTCGAATACTCCGTGAAGGCGTATTCCATGTGA
- a CDS encoding sulfotransferase domain-containing protein, with protein sequence MMDVLKWLGIAAGAAVLFMALQFIYLVGVLAWSAGKTRGLGYYGMTPDGRARYKAALRRHAMLLRPVLWLVGRWSTFSYDRASIRHRDVPGPKGTCSVESFASGMDYEPRPEDVFVVTQMKCGTTWMQHVVYEVVMRGRGDIVESGRTLYGVAPWLEALTSVPVADAPLHGTERPTRIIKTHLPAAACPFSGDARYIYVARHPASCFASCADFIATNMGVMAPPLELTEKWFCSDAMWWSAWTDHVTGWWQRARTEPNVLFIRFEDMKRDLSGVVVRVADFLGLEPLSADELREVVRKCSFEYMQEHRAAFEMNPPHLLQTDAEMFVRGTLDRHRDVPDDMRRRILAWCVDDLAATDVDLAEIYPEVTAAR encoded by the coding sequence ATGATGGACGTACTCAAATGGCTGGGGATCGCCGCAGGTGCCGCGGTGCTCTTCATGGCGCTCCAGTTCATCTATCTCGTCGGTGTACTCGCGTGGAGTGCCGGGAAGACCCGCGGACTCGGTTATTACGGCATGACCCCGGACGGCAGGGCGCGCTACAAGGCTGCGTTGCGGCGGCACGCAATGCTGCTGCGGCCTGTGCTGTGGCTGGTCGGCCGGTGGTCGACGTTCTCCTACGATCGGGCCAGCATCCGGCACCGCGACGTTCCGGGTCCGAAGGGCACATGCAGTGTCGAGAGCTTCGCGAGCGGCATGGACTACGAGCCGCGCCCGGAGGATGTCTTCGTCGTCACACAGATGAAGTGCGGGACCACGTGGATGCAGCATGTGGTATACGAAGTCGTCATGCGGGGGCGCGGCGACATCGTGGAATCAGGGCGCACGCTTTACGGTGTCGCTCCCTGGCTCGAAGCATTGACGAGCGTGCCGGTCGCCGACGCGCCGCTGCACGGGACGGAGCGGCCGACACGCATCATCAAGACCCACCTGCCCGCCGCAGCCTGTCCGTTTTCCGGTGACGCACGATACATCTACGTCGCCCGCCACCCCGCTTCGTGCTTCGCAAGCTGCGCCGACTTCATAGCGACGAACATGGGCGTGATGGCGCCGCCGCTCGAGCTTACGGAGAAGTGGTTCTGTTCCGATGCGATGTGGTGGAGCGCGTGGACGGACCATGTGACAGGCTGGTGGCAACGGGCGCGGACGGAGCCGAACGTGCTGTTCATCCGGTTCGAAGACATGAAACGCGATCTTTCGGGAGTGGTAGTCCGCGTCGCCGACTTCCTCGGGCTGGAGCCGCTCAGCGCAGATGAGCTACGGGAAGTCGTCCGCAAGTGCAGTTTCGAATACATGCAGGAGCACCGTGCCGCGTTCGAGATGAACCCGCCGCACCTGCTGCAGACCGATGCGGAGATGTTCGTCCGCGGGACGCTCGACCGTCACCGCGACGTACCCGACGATATGCGCCGTCGCATCCTCGCCTGGTGTGTCGACGACCTGGCGGCCACGGACGTCGACCTCGCGGAAATCTACCCCGAGGTGACCGCCGCCCGCTGA
- a CDS encoding cystathionine gamma-synthase family protein, producing the protein MPSEHMEYRHRTVAGQKLRPETLMMGYGYDPLLSEGALKCPIFHTSTFVFEKAEDGKAFFELAYGLRQPKPSEEPGLIYSRINNPDLQVLEERLCLWDEAESALAFSSGMSAIATTLLTWLRPGDWIVHSEPVYGGTEYLLHKVLPQFGVRRIGFAAGSADGLEHAVRTAAAQGPVRMIYTETPANPTNALVDIAACAALAREHATPQHRPLVVVDNTFLGPLWQQPLAHGADLVLYSLTKYVGGHSDLIAGACLGSEELIASVRGMRTILGTMCDPMTGWLVMRSLETLKLRMTCSMKNARYVAEFLNEHPRVRRVHYLGFLEEEEPQYEVYRRLCRSPGSTFSFEIDGGEAEAFRVLNALQVAKLAVSLGGTESLAEHPASMTHADVPAEDKERMGITDGLIRLSVGIEHPEDIIADLRQALDA; encoded by the coding sequence ATGCCCAGCGAACACATGGAATACCGGCACCGCACGGTCGCCGGTCAGAAGCTCCGGCCCGAGACGCTGATGATGGGCTACGGCTATGACCCTCTGCTGTCCGAGGGCGCGCTCAAGTGCCCGATCTTCCATACATCGACGTTCGTGTTCGAGAAGGCCGAGGATGGCAAGGCGTTCTTCGAGCTGGCGTACGGTCTGCGCCAGCCGAAGCCGAGCGAGGAGCCCGGCCTCATCTACTCGCGCATCAACAACCCCGACCTGCAGGTGCTGGAGGAGCGCCTGTGTCTGTGGGATGAGGCCGAGAGCGCACTCGCATTCTCGAGCGGCATGAGCGCCATTGCGACCACGCTTTTGACCTGGCTGCGGCCCGGTGACTGGATCGTGCACAGCGAGCCCGTCTACGGCGGCACCGAGTACCTGCTGCACAAGGTGCTGCCGCAGTTCGGTGTCCGCCGCATCGGGTTCGCCGCCGGCTCCGCCGACGGTCTCGAGCACGCAGTGCGCACGGCCGCAGCGCAGGGGCCGGTTCGGATGATCTACACAGAGACGCCGGCGAACCCGACGAATGCGCTCGTGGACATTGCTGCGTGTGCGGCGCTCGCGCGCGAGCATGCGACACCGCAGCACCGGCCGCTGGTCGTGGTGGACAACACGTTCCTCGGACCGCTGTGGCAGCAGCCTCTCGCGCACGGGGCGGATCTCGTGCTGTATTCGCTGACGAAGTACGTCGGCGGCCACAGCGACCTCATTGCCGGTGCGTGTCTCGGCTCCGAGGAGCTTATCGCGTCCGTGCGGGGCATGCGCACCATCCTCGGGACGATGTGTGACCCGATGACGGGCTGGCTGGTCATGCGTTCGCTCGAGACGCTGAAGCTGCGCATGACCTGCTCCATGAAGAACGCGCGCTACGTGGCCGAGTTCCTGAACGAGCACCCGCGTGTGCGACGGGTGCATTATCTGGGGTTCCTGGAAGAGGAGGAGCCGCAGTACGAGGTCTATCGCCGCCTGTGCCGCTCGCCCGGCTCGACGTTCTCGTTCGAGATCGATGGCGGCGAGGCGGAGGCGTTTCGCGTGCTGAACGCGCTCCAGGTGGCCAAGCTGGCGGTGAGCCTCGGCGGCACCGAGTCGCTCGCGGAGCATCCCGCATCGATGACGCACGCGGATGTGCCGGCCGAGGACAAGGAGCGCATGGGGATCACGGATGGGCTCATCAGGCTGTCGGTTGGTATCGAGCACCCGGAAGACATCATCGCCGACCTGCGACAGGCGCTCGACGCCTGA
- a CDS encoding amino acid permease: MLRRELGLLDAVGVGFGAIVGAGIFVVTGVAAGIAGPAFLAGLFVAAVAATCNALSSAQLAAEYPQSGGTYEYGYRVLNPWVGFAAGWMFLASKITAAGTVALGLAAYVDGLIPGLQPRVIAVAAILAFTVLNYFGVRRSSRANLAIVAVSLGSLILFVIAGLRAFDTAHLRPFAPAGLRGTLESAAILFFAYTGYARIATLAEEVREPRRTIPRATIITIGGAVLLYFGVAVIAVGAVGAERMAATAAPLQVAAQSFGYSWVATVVSIGGVTAMLGVILSQLLGLSRMGFAMARRGDLPQFLAAVHPRYAVPHRAVLVIGAIAAVVAATGTLRGVASAASFTILVYYGIANVAALRMPQTAKLYSDAIPAIGVVSCALLALSLTPPVIAIGAALLAGGLIARWLVRRTQ, encoded by the coding sequence ATGCTGCGCCGCGAGCTCGGCCTGCTCGACGCCGTCGGCGTAGGCTTCGGCGCCATCGTGGGCGCGGGAATCTTCGTGGTCACCGGTGTGGCCGCGGGAATCGCCGGGCCCGCGTTCCTGGCGGGGCTGTTCGTCGCCGCAGTCGCCGCGACGTGCAACGCACTCAGTTCCGCACAGCTCGCGGCCGAGTACCCACAATCGGGCGGTACGTACGAATACGGCTACCGCGTTCTCAATCCCTGGGTGGGATTCGCCGCCGGCTGGATGTTCCTGGCGAGCAAGATCACGGCGGCAGGTACCGTGGCCCTGGGTCTGGCGGCGTATGTCGATGGCCTCATCCCCGGGCTTCAGCCGCGTGTCATTGCGGTCGCCGCCATCCTGGCGTTCACGGTCCTCAACTACTTCGGCGTGCGCCGCTCCAGCCGTGCCAACCTGGCCATCGTCGCGGTATCGCTCGGTTCGCTGATCCTCTTCGTGATTGCCGGACTCCGCGCGTTCGATACGGCCCATCTGCGGCCGTTCGCCCCCGCCGGACTGCGCGGCACGCTCGAATCCGCCGCCATTCTCTTCTTCGCGTACACCGGCTACGCCCGCATCGCCACGCTCGCGGAAGAGGTGCGCGAGCCGCGCCGCACGATCCCGCGCGCGACGATCATCACGATCGGCGGTGCGGTACTCCTGTATTTCGGCGTTGCCGTGATCGCGGTGGGGGCTGTCGGTGCGGAGCGCATGGCGGCGACGGCCGCGCCGCTTCAGGTCGCTGCACAGTCATTCGGTTATTCGTGGGTGGCGACCGTGGTGTCGATCGGCGGTGTGACCGCGATGCTCGGCGTCATTCTGTCGCAGCTGCTGGGGCTCTCGCGCATGGGCTTCGCCATGGCGCGGCGCGGAGACCTGCCGCAGTTCCTCGCGGCCGTCCATCCCCGGTACGCCGTACCGCACCGTGCCGTGCTCGTCATCGGCGCCATCGCCGCGGTCGTGGCTGCAACTGGAACGCTGCGCGGCGTGGCCTCCGCCGCATCGTTCACGATCCTGGTTTACTACGGCATTGCGAACGTCGCCGCGCTGCGGATGCCGCAGACGGCAAAGCTTTATTCCGACGCGATCCCCGCGATCGGCGTGGTGAGCTGTGCGCTGCTCGCGCTGTCCCTCACCCCGCCGGTCATCGCCATCGGCGCCGCGCTGCTGGCCGGCGGACTGATCGCCCGCTGGCTTGTGAGGCGAACGCAATGA